The stretch of DNA tttataattttttatcaaattttaagaataaaaaatatatcatttctttttaaatatacaatttttttaataaaaactaatttttaattagccaattctaactaattttaaagttcatttattttaattaatctatattatatatatatttttataattaaagttaacgattaaaattattaaaataccgATTCTTGAAGAACATTTAAAATTCTTCCTTATGTTATAATCCTATAGTTTATTCTTCTTTATAGTCTCGTTCTAAACTTGGAATACATATTCTCCACCAAATGGAGTTGCACCTAGCTCGATCTTGAGCACCTGTTTGTTCATTCATTAATGCAGCAAGTTTAATTCCTTGGCAATAATGTCTTTATAGGTGGGACCCAGAGCCATTCGCAAATGCAGTCAAAATGCATGAGCTCCTTTCATTCACTGAGACTGTGCCACTCTCACTaaatcacacacacacacatttaCCTTCAAGTTTGTAGCATTGCCACCCCCATCCCTCTatcgaattcttcttctttctgaATTCTTTGAATGGCCACACCACATTATTGTTACAGTTTCCTTCTGGTGTCCCACCTTTTTCTCCTTTCAGCCCAATCTCTGGATCCCACTGATTTCAAAGCTCTTCTCTCAATCAAGAATACTCTCACCGACGTCTCTCCCACCACCCCTTTCTTCTCCACCTGGAACCTCACCGCACCAGATCCCTGCTCCTCCTTCTCCGGCGTTACTTGCTCCTTCAACCGAGTTACCATACTTTCACTCGGCGCCAACTCACTCAGCCTCGCCGGCTCACTCCCACCATCCATCTCCGTTCTCACCGAGTTGACCCAGCTCATCCTCTCACCTGGAATCGTCACCGGTTCTATTCCCCAGGAACTCGCTCAACTCAACAAACTCCGAGTCATCTCCTTATCCAACAACCGCTTCACAGGGGCCATACCCTCAATCTTCTCCTCTCTCAAAACCCTCCACACCTTCGACCTGAGTAATAACCAACTCGCCGGGTCTGTCCCACCGAGTCTCACCGAGTTGCCGCAACTCAGAGTCCTCATCCTAGCCTCCAACTCACTAACCGGAGACTTCCCGCAAACCGTTTCCTCGCCATTACTCCATTTGGATCTGAAGAACAACAAACTCACCGGGACGTTACCGCCGTCAATGCCGTCATCACTCCGTTACTTATCCGTTTCGCAAAACCAAATGTGGGGTCCACTCAGCAACGGCTTGGACTCACTCTCAGAGTTGGAGTTTCTAGACCTGAGCATGAATCATTTCAGTGGGCCCATCCCGGCCCAACTCTTCTACTTGCCAACGCTCTCCTCTCTCTTCCTACAACGGAACAATCTCTCCGGTCAGCTTCCGCAAAGTCCCGGTGATAACGGTCCGTTGATCTGGTCCCCATCGTACGGTGAAGGATCGACCGTTGATCTCAGCCATAACTCGCTCAGCGGGAAAATATCAACGGTTTTCGATGGCGTGGAAAGTTTGTTCTTGAATAACAACCGATTTATTGGGACGGTCCCTGAGGTGTATGTTAAGAGCATGTGCCGCGGTAGTACCAGAACATTGTACCTTCAACATAACTACCTAACGGGGATACCGTTTGAAGAGGGGACTGTATTGCCCGATACGGCGTCGTTGTGCTTGTCTTACAATTGCATGGTGCCGCCGGCTAGCCTGATGACGTGTCCGGCTAGTGCTGGGGAGCAATTGTCGAGGCCGGTGGCCCAGTGTACCCTCTTTAACAAGAGATTAAACTAAGGTGGAAGTTCAGGTGCagtcaacttcacatgaaactGATAGTGAGAATCGTTAGATGAGTCTAACGGTTCTCGAatattaacttcacgtgaagtcgacttcacttGATTGTTCACCTTAAACTAGTTtccttttgaatttatttatttattttttatttatttatttttttggtaattagATAATGTAAACTATGTATTTTACGGTTTGGCCCAATACTGCCGTAGTGCTCTGTaagttctcttttattttcttttcctttcatttatattttgttagacAGTTTATA from Arachis duranensis cultivar V14167 chromosome 4, aradu.V14167.gnm2.J7QH, whole genome shotgun sequence encodes:
- the LOC107482372 gene encoding leucine-rich repeat receptor-like serine/threonine-protein kinase BAM1; this encodes MATPHYCYSFLLVSHLFLLSAQSLDPTDFKALLSIKNTLTDVSPTTPFFSTWNLTAPDPCSSFSGVTCSFNRVTILSLGANSLSLAGSLPPSISVLTELTQLILSPGIVTGSIPQELAQLNKLRVISLSNNRFTGAIPSIFSSLKTLHTFDLSNNQLAGSVPPSLTELPQLRVLILASNSLTGDFPQTVSSPLLHLDLKNNKLTGTLPPSMPSSLRYLSVSQNQMWGPLSNGLDSLSELEFLDLSMNHFSGPIPAQLFYLPTLSSLFLQRNNLSGQLPQSPGDNGPLIWSPSYGEGSTVDLSHNSLSGKISTVFDGVESLFLNNNRFIGTVPEVYVKSMCRGSTRTLYLQHNYLTGIPFEEGTVLPDTASLCLSYNCMVPPASLMTCPASAGEQLSRPVAQCTLFNKRLN